A genomic segment from Thermostichus lividus PCC 6715 encodes:
- a CDS encoding FHA domain-containing protein, translated as MDSNSEYHLLNIEDETGKRTIPLDAATYSVGRDASNAIVIQGHGVSRQHALLLRLPSPSGYRYRIVDGNADGKRSANGILVNGKRVQSHNLNPGDEISFGGHVKAHYTTVSMAEAEFTKYLNSINYHSIKAVPLTTTATIVDEEQEHEGVEETNFNAVPPPMVEKTVRFTPSPPPQSPLLWIVVIAVTVALVLGIGVAVWQQQPPPEQAPPTQPKS; from the coding sequence ATGGACAGTAACAGTGAGTATCATCTGCTCAACATCGAAGATGAAACGGGAAAACGAACCATTCCGTTAGATGCCGCCACCTATTCGGTGGGGCGGGACGCCAGTAACGCAATCGTGATTCAGGGGCACGGTGTCTCACGACAACATGCCTTGTTATTACGCTTACCCTCCCCCTCGGGCTACCGCTATCGCATTGTCGATGGCAATGCCGATGGCAAAAGAAGTGCCAATGGCATTCTGGTCAATGGTAAACGGGTTCAAAGTCATAATCTTAACCCCGGGGATGAAATCAGCTTCGGCGGCCATGTCAAAGCCCACTACACCACCGTTTCCATGGCAGAGGCTGAATTTACGAAATATCTCAACAGCATCAATTATCACAGCATTAAGGCAGTCCCCCTGACGACGACCGCCACCATTGTTGATGAAGAGCAGGAGCACGAAGGTGTGGAAGAAACGAACTTTAATGCCGTGCCGCCCCCCATGGTTGAAAAGACGGTGCGGTTTACCCCCTCGCCCCCGCCCCAGTCTCCGCTGCTATGGATTGTGGTCATTGCCGTGACCGTGGCGCTGGTACTGGGTATTGGCGTTGCTGTGTGGCAACAACAACCGCCCCCGGAGCAGGCACCACCAACGCAACCCAAATCTTAA
- the lipA gene encoding lipoyl synthase, with amino-acid sequence MVVKPDWLRVKAPQWQRVGNVKELLRDLGLNTVCEEASCPNIGECFNEGTATFLMMGPACTRACPYCDIDFEKKPLPLDPTEPDRLAEAVVRMQLNHVVITSVNRDDLADGGASQFVAVIQRIRDRAARTTIEVLIPDLCGNWEALDRILAAGPDVLNHNTETVPRLYRRVRPQGSYQRSLDLLQRVHETTPWIYSKSGIMVGLGETVAEVEAVMQDLRRVGCDILTIGQYLQPSSKHLGVQTFVHPEQFAAWRTLGESMGFLQVVSSPLTRSSYHAEQVRSLMAQYPRQRPSQQLS; translated from the coding sequence GTGGTCGTCAAACCAGACTGGTTACGGGTCAAAGCCCCGCAGTGGCAGCGGGTTGGCAATGTCAAAGAACTGCTACGGGATTTAGGCTTAAATACTGTGTGCGAAGAAGCCTCCTGCCCCAACATTGGCGAGTGCTTTAACGAGGGGACAGCAACATTTTTAATGATGGGCCCTGCCTGTACCCGTGCCTGTCCTTACTGCGACATTGACTTTGAAAAGAAACCCCTCCCCCTTGACCCCACAGAGCCCGATCGCCTTGCCGAAGCCGTCGTCCGGATGCAGCTCAACCATGTGGTCATTACCTCGGTGAACCGCGATGATTTGGCGGATGGAGGAGCGAGCCAGTTTGTTGCCGTCATTCAACGGATTCGCGATCGCGCAGCCCGCACCACCATTGAAGTTTTAATTCCGGATCTGTGCGGCAATTGGGAGGCACTTGATCGCATCCTGGCGGCTGGCCCAGATGTCCTCAACCACAATACCGAAACAGTGCCGCGCCTCTACCGCCGTGTCCGCCCCCAAGGCAGCTACCAGCGCAGCCTAGACCTGTTACAGCGTGTCCATGAAACAACACCGTGGATCTACTCGAAATCCGGCATTATGGTTGGTCTCGGGGAAACTGTTGCCGAAGTGGAAGCGGTTATGCAGGACCTGCGACGGGTGGGCTGTGACATCCTCACCATTGGTCAGTACCTGCAACCTAGTTCTAAACATCTAGGCGTGCAAACCTTTGTGCATCCAGAGCAATTTGCAGCTTGGCGCACCCTTGGCGAATCTATGGGCTTTTTACAGGTGGTGTCGTCGCCGCTGACGCGGAGCTCCTACCATGCCGAGCAGGTACGCTCACTGATGGCGCAATACCCCCGCCAACGCCCTTCACAACAGCTGTCTTAA
- a CDS encoding RNA-guided endonuclease InsQ/TnpB family protein: MPQQILTIVCQLNPTAEQIVKLDQVLQGFAEACRYINSTICPSITNKNRIQKEVYRAVRQQFGLTANLAVRACARVAANRKVGKVKGFRATSVDYDARLFDYRAKEQCVSLSTLNGRERIPLVVGNYQIEKLKGKKPTSATLCKRKDGKFYIHIQVKEEVPEPQTGHGVLGVDFGRTDIAHTSEGDNWHGQQLTKVRDHYSKLRAVLQQKASKGTRSSRRRCRELVKRLSGRERRFQAWVNHCISKTIVARAKATGSVIALEDLTGIRERTNQVPRSKTERRRANSWAFYQLRSFISYKALKAGVGIVLVNPRYSSQTCHRCLHIYPDPKQSYRTGKQFKCGHCGWTGDADFNGASVIALLGAVVNQPRGSGLSCSLAEHNRLRATESP, encoded by the coding sequence ATGCCACAGCAAATACTGACCATTGTCTGTCAACTAAATCCCACTGCAGAGCAAATTGTCAAGCTAGACCAAGTTCTGCAGGGCTTCGCTGAGGCTTGCAGATACATCAACAGTACCATTTGCCCCAGCATTACTAACAAGAACCGTATTCAGAAAGAAGTTTACAGAGCAGTACGACAGCAATTCGGCTTAACCGCTAACTTGGCTGTCAGGGCTTGTGCCAGAGTTGCCGCTAACCGCAAGGTGGGAAAGGTTAAGGGATTCAGGGCTACTTCTGTGGATTATGATGCTCGCCTGTTTGACTACAGAGCGAAAGAACAATGCGTTAGCCTCTCCACCCTAAACGGACGGGAACGCATTCCCTTAGTGGTGGGTAACTACCAGATAGAAAAACTCAAGGGCAAGAAGCCTACTTCTGCCACTCTCTGCAAACGCAAAGATGGTAAGTTTTATATCCACATCCAAGTAAAGGAAGAAGTGCCAGAACCTCAGACTGGACATGGGGTTTTGGGCGTTGACTTTGGTAGGACAGACATTGCACATACATCGGAAGGAGACAACTGGCATGGACAGCAGTTAACTAAGGTACGAGACCACTACTCCAAACTGAGGGCGGTACTCCAGCAGAAAGCCAGTAAAGGCACACGCAGTTCTAGGCGTAGATGTCGGGAACTGGTGAAACGGCTATCTGGCAGGGAGAGACGCTTTCAGGCATGGGTAAACCACTGCATTTCTAAGACTATTGTGGCAAGGGCAAAAGCAACGGGCAGTGTTATTGCTTTGGAAGACCTGACAGGGATACGGGAGCGCACTAATCAAGTACCTCGTTCTAAAACAGAGCGTAGGCGTGCCAACAGTTGGGCGTTTTACCAACTGCGTAGCTTCATTAGCTACAAGGCACTCAAAGCAGGTGTGGGAATAGTGCTAGTTAATCCTCGCTACAGTAGTCAAACTTGCCACAGATGCCTGCATATTTACCCCGACCCAAAGCAGTCCTATCGCACTGGGAAGCAGTTTAAGTGCGGGCATTGTGGCTGGACAGGAGACGCAGATTTCAATGGTGCTAGTGTAATTGCGCTTTTGGGGGCTGTTGTAAACCAGCCTAGAGGTTCGGGCTTGTCTTGTTCTCTTGCAGAACATAACAGGCTCAGGGCTACTGAAAGCCCCTGA